The region gagcccaaaaataaattcaagaatttacagccaattgattttcaataaaggagtcaagagcacttAATGGGGTAAAAACAGCTTCTTCAAtaattggtgctgggaaaactagatatccacatgaaaaagaataaaactagactctatctgtcaccatatacaaaaattaactctaaatgaattaaggacttaaatgtaatacccaaaattataaaactactagaagaataCATAGGAAAATGTTTCATGACATTGGTCCACAcaaggatatttttaaagaagaccccaaaagcaacaacaacaaaagcaaaaataaataaatgggaccacatcaaactaaaaagctttggcacagcaaaggaaacaatcagcagagaaaagagacaacatatagaatgagagaaaatatttgaaaagtataCATTCGACAAGTGTTTGAtaccagagaaatgtaaatcaaaaccacaatgagatatcaccttgcCCCagttttaaaatagctattaacaaaaagataaaatataataaatgtggcaaatatgtggagaaaggggaactcttatacactgttggtgggaatataagcTAGTagagtcattatggaaaacagtatggaggttcctcaaaaaattaaaaatagaactactacgtgatccagcaatccaactagtgggcatatatccaaaggaaataaaatcagtgtgTTAAAAAATATCTGGACTCCagcgtttattgcagcactatttataatagccaacatatggaatcaacctaaatgcccatcaacagatgaatggataaagatactgcagtatatatacataatagaatactattcagccttacaaaagatgaaatcttgtcatttgcaataacatggatgaatctggagcacattatgttaagtgaaatgttgggcacagaaagacaaatactgcgtcATCGCACTTATATATAGAATCTAAAAAACTGATCTCAGATAAGttgaaagtagaatagtggttagcAGCGACTTGGGAGAATagtggagagggagagatggTGAGAGGTTTGTCAGCAGGTACAATCTTACAATTAGTAAGAATTAGTTCTCGTACTCTATTGTGCAGTAGGGTGAGTCTAGCTAACTaaaatgcataatatattttcaaatatctagaAGAGGGGATTTTGAACGTTCTTAcatcaaagaaatgataaatgtttaaggtgattAATATGCTAATTTTCATCAATATACAACGTATACGTTTGTCAAAACACCACATTGTGCCCCCAAAATATGTAGaattattatatttcaataaaagaaaGACTATCCTCCTGTATTTGACAAGTTGGATGATCCTGGAGGAcaatatcctaagtgaaataagcaagtcaTAGAAGgacaaaatactgcatgattctactTACATAAGGTATTTAAAATAGTCAGACATACAGAAAAAGAGAGTGGAATGGTGGCTGTCAGGGACTGTGGTGGGAGTGGGGGAAATAGGGGGATAAGCTATGGTCAAacgggtataaagtttcagttataaaAAATGAATACGGTTTAGAGATCTTCTTACAACATGGTACCTATAATTAACAATActatattgtacacttaaaaattgttaaaagagGAGATCTTATTATAAGAGTtcttatcacaattaaaagaaaagaagccatGATGCTGAAATAGAGGCTAATGGACATGGGAGATCATAATTTAAGATGCATAGTTAAATTGGGCTCTCTGAGTATATAGTATTTAAAATGACATATAAGGAAAGAACATGGCAGGCAAAGAGGCCAAGATGGACAGCATTCTGCAGTGTGAATGTGAATGTGTTTCTTGTAttcaataaatgaacaaagattaATTTGCTGGATCATAGAGAGCAAGGAgaaatttggaagaaaatgaaagaagtggcagcagagaggttaagcaacttttGTAGGCCACAGTTAGAAAATTTACTCTAAGTACAATCAGAATCTAGATTTGGGGAATAAAACCAAGATTTTAGTTTTATACATGTTATTTTTGAGATGTCAGTGAGAAGTTTaataaaaacctgaaaatataAGCATCTCAGGATGGAGAATTGAAGAACATCTATATTCAGAGTATGAGTACAAGATAAAAGCAAGCAATGAAAACCAGCAGAACATCCAGCAAGGTTGGAGAAAGAAAATACCAGTTAAACCACaggtgtttatagcagctttattcataactgccaacACTAGGGAAGCAACCAAAATATCCTTCAGTAGGTACATGAATAAAGTGCGATACCACTTGACAATAGACAATATTCAGTGCTAAaatgaaatgagctatcaagccatgaaaagttATGGAGAAAACAGATGCATATtactatgtgaaataagccaatatGGAAAGGTTACATACCATATGATtttaactatatgacattctggagaaagcaaaactgtggagacagaAAAAGATCAGTAGTTGTCAGGGgttagggaagaaggaagaatgaaTAAGTAGAGCATAGAAGAgttttagagcagtgaaactactcaatatgatactataatgataAATAGATGTCATTATACACTTATTCAAATCCATAGAAGGGACAACAGcaagagtgaatcctaatgtaaatTATGGTCTTGagatgataatgatgtgtcaatgtaggttcatcaattgtaaaaaATGTAGCACTCTGTTGGAGGATATTGACAATAAGGGAGGGTATATGTATGTGGGGGCAGaaggtatatgggaaatctctgtacttaCCTCTCCATTTTGCTGTGAACATAAAACTGTTCTTAAAgtctattcaaaaataaatttatactatAATACTAAATTAATTACTTACATCCTCTATATAAAAACTAGCCACACTCCATTTACTTCTGAGTAAATTTCTCCTTCTAATGCCTATGTGCCCACAAGAGGCATAAACATGTACTTTTTTGTGGGCTTGTTGGTGTCCCTGTTTAACAAGTATGTTTGCATTGGAATGTGGTAGAAAAAGTGCAAGGGGAACAAGTGAGTAAACCGAATGTCATCAGTAAGTTTTGACCAGCAAGTTCCAAAAATTCTAACATTTCCCTTTAGCCTTCCTCATTCAGGTATTACATTgctgataatattttatttttattaaaaaattgacTTCTAAAGAGGTAAGAATATCACCTCATGAACTTAAATGTATTGTGGGGTTTCAAATGTAACTCATTGCATGAGGAAAGTCTGAGATGAGTGAAACAACATTTTTGTGTATACAACAATGTTAAAATTCCAAACTTATAGAAATTTTTGCCTTCTCAACACTTTCTTGAATGCATTCTGGACTTCTCTGTTCCTCAGGCTGTAGACCACAGGGTTCAGCATGGGGATGATCATAGCATAGAACACAGATGCCATTTTGTCTGTGTCCATGGAGTGGCTGGAGCTGGGCTGCAAGTAGATGAAGATTACTGTCCCATAGaagatggagactgcagtgaagTGAGAGGCACAGGTGGACAATGCTTTTTGGTGTCCCTTAGCTGAATGCATCTTCAAGATGGTGATGAATATGAACAAGTAGGAGATAAAGATAACTAGAAGAGCAAAAAAGATATTAAAGCTTGACATAAAAACAAGAATCACCTCACTAGTGTGTTTATCAGAACAAGACAGAGCCATGACTGCTGGAACATCACAGAAAAAGTGATGTACCAGATTGGATTTACAGAAAGAGAGACTGAATATGCCCCCAATGTGGAATGAGGCATTTAGGAAGCCACAGACATATGAGCCTAGGGCCAGACGGGCACCTACACTGGCCGTCATGGTGGTGGTGTAGTGTAGGGGTTTGCACACTGCTGCATAGCGGTCATAGGCCATTGAGGCCAACAAGTAATTTTCCACCGTGGCCAAGGCTACAAAGAACATCTGAACAGCACATGCATTGTAGGAGATGACGTTGTCTCCTCTAAGGAACCCAGCCACGACCTTGGGAGTGACAGCTGAGGAGTATCCAAAGTCCACCAGAGACAGGTTACTGAGGAAAaagtacatgggggtgtggagACAAGAGTCCATCAGGATCAGCAACATCATCCCCAGGTTCCCACACAGAGTGAGGAGGTAGATGAAGGTGAACAAGATAAAGAGGGGGATCTGTAGTTCTGGGACACTGGTTAGTCCTAGAAGAATGAACTTTGTCACTTCCGTACAATTCTCCATCAGTATTATCTGGGAATCTTAAGATGACCTGTAGCAATGAGAAATAAAGCAATAGAGtgataaacaaaaaaagagatttagAAATGTATAAATACTACATGCATTATGTAATTATAGCAACAATTTGTACTTCAAAATTCTATAGATCTAAAGCATAGGCTTGATAACAATCTTTAAAGCATTATCTACAGAGTTGTAATCTGCTGAATCCAGCAGATCTTTATAAATAATATCCCaatgtttccattttataaatttataaactgCTATGTAGTATATTTAATGATGTGTCCAAGATGACTCATCTGGAACTAATTTTTCTGCCAATTCAGTTTTCCCTAATCTGGTAaaacttatatatttatgttgctCACATACTGGGAACCGCTCTAGGCAATTTGTATGTATATTGATTCCTCTCAACAATATAATGAGGTTGGTTcgttattacatttatttaatttgtgaGGCTCACAAGATTAAGTCATTTATTCATATGTACACAAGTGTTAATAGTCAAGCCTATCTTCTGGCTCAGGAGAGTCGTTCTCAAGCTCAATGGTCTAAATTGAATCTAAATCAGATTGAATTTGAAGCAATTTACAATTACTTATTGTCTTTGTTGGTGCAAACTTAGGCAGGTTTCACAGTGAGGTAACTGAGAGGAAAATGCACATTAAGGGTCTCAGGACAGCTGGAGAAGTAGGGAAATGTACAACTAGCAAAGGCAATTCTGAGGGGAAGGCAGCATCAGATACAGAGTTTGGGATTGGGAAGAGGTGCTTATCAGCCCTACCATTTACTGCCTAGGCAGCATTGGTCCCAAACTAACTTCCCTGaaccttatttattttatctgcagaatgaaaatattaatgagaTCAACCTCAAggcattattttgaaaattcaatgaaataatacatttttacaacaataaacaaaatgttaaatgtttagCACAGTGTGATGAGAGCTAGCTATAATATTATCATTAGAATGGAATGATGATCTCTGTTAGTTTCTTAAAGGAGCATGGCAGGGCTTTGTGTGTTGGTAAATTTTGAAGTCTTATAGCCCCTTCTTCAATTTGTCTTTCCTCACATACCAGGGCTACTGAGATTTTCTGTGCCTCCCAATAATTctcattctgtctttttttttcacctgAATGATTGACTGTTCCAGAATTCCATGTGAACCATTCTTCtgtttaatttcttccttgaaatttacattttagcTTGGTTTTGCAGCATCCCCTTTACTTAAACTCatgcttttctttcatttatgtcaTCTCTTAGTTGACCCTTATAGTTTAAAATGCATCGTTCATGGGTTTCCTTTAGTCTGCAGATCTGTTTTGGTGGCAGGTTGTAAgctgtaaaattattatttagatCAGTTCTTGCATATGAATAGTGTTTTAAATTAGAAAGGGCATTCATCCTGTAACTACTATTCATCTGCTAACTACTACTGCCTACTGTCTTTCCACACTGCATAAGTTTAGCCCATGAAAGCGTTATGTTTGCCAAACTTAAATCACATAATCACTTTTAGAATATACTATGATCTACAACAGATGTTAAGAGCTTTTTATATAAACGtttacatgtgtgtgtttgtgtgtgataagtattattgttattactattttacCATTATAAGAATTTGATATTTGAAAAGTTTTGTGATATTCTACAATTATACAACTAGTATGGAGAACAGTCAAGATTCACAATTGAAACCAAGTTCCAACCTAATCAAAATTTGTGCTTTTAGCTACTTCACAATGAGCATTAGATTGCTAGTCATAATAAGGATGAGATTATGGGGGAAAGGTTACAATTCTGTATGCATCTTGCTAACTTACTCAGATCCTTTTGTAGTTTGAAGAGCTGTCAATTCACacttctgttatttttgtttgttttacttcaaGTAGAAGCCTAACCAATAGTGAGTAAGATGAAATTACCACCTACTTAATCAGAGCATCatctatctcatttttttcatcttctttagGGAAGCAGTATGATATTTCACAAGTATCACTGAACACCCTACCAATGGAAGTTTTGACATCTCTATACTCCAACCTCAGcatatgttttagaaaaaaaatatttaaagcatctaCTTCTGTTCTGAAATAATATAGTATCTATAGCTGTCCCACTGCTTTTGCACAAATTCCCTCTTTTACTAAATGTATATATGGAACATAGAAGTTTACCTTGTGCCTGGAAAAAAAGAGGTAGTCGATCCTGAATACTAGGTCTAAAATTGGAAATTCAGTCATGAAATAATGCATaaataacattagaaaaaaaatatgtctCAGGTAGTGGTCAAAAAAAGCTCCAAGTTCTCTATGGCAAGGAAAGACAGAATAAAAAAACACTAGCATCAATAAGCTACATTAAATATAACTGCTATTGTTAGGAATGACCTTTAACACATAAATCACTCACTATGTGCAGATTctcttttatgtattttgcaTACATTAGCTCATTTagcataaaaaaatagaaagtaaaggTGCATTGTAGGTGAAAAATAGGATTCCATGTAAGTTTTGATtttgctgtgtgtgtatgtgcgtgtgtacacatgcatgcaGTCATACATTATGGGTACAATGTAAATCGTGTGgactccttattttaaaaaatctaaagccTTCAATCAAGAGCCTCTGAATAGCCTGTGCAAAGTTAGGCATGAGACTGTGCTTCAGTAACACAGAACCATGTATTTTATAATGTGCTCACTGATCATTtgctgacttatttatttattcatctattcatttagATACATTCACTCATTGCCTCAACAAGTATTTAGAGTGCCCAtcattttctaaatgttcttCTAAGCACAtggattttttgtgtgtataagggttttgttttttgtttttttgcttttattttaagttcagggatacatgtacaggcttgttacgtaggtaaatttgcatcatgggggtttgttatacagattatttcatcactcaggtagtaGCCTGggacccattagttattttttttctgatcctctccctcctcctatccTCCACCCTTCGATAGGCACCAATGTCTGTTGCCCTCTaagcatatgaattttaaatgatGAGAATAATACCGTCTTCTATTATTTGAATAAAATCACCATTTTCCAAATTAATGGAGATTGTTGTAACATCTGGACTGTGGCTAAATAGCGTGATagcatgaaaatattaaaagctggGATACTAAACTCCGAATACTCAGTGGGAAAATGTTTGCCCTTGAACTTTTATATAACACATATTCTATTACTACAACCTAAACAGACCATAGAACAGAGCTAGAAACTTACCTTGCTCTTCAAGGAAGATGACACACTGTCAGTTGGTATCTTCAAATTGCAAGTCCTactcaaagaagaaagaaaagctccTGTTTAAGAAGTTATGATTTAATGTCTAGTCACAAATATTGAAGTTCTCTACAGGGAGGGAGATTTAAGGAAAAAGTAATGACTAGGTGGAGattagaaaatattctccaacTTGCCACACAGGGCTGCTGCTGTGAGGAAAAATAGAAGTTTCTGAATGCACTCTGTAAAGTCCTAAAGAGCTGTAAGAAGGGATCATCATATCTGCAATGAACATCATTTTTAGCTGGGGGTCTTATCCCTGGCCATTGTTGCAGACTCAGAGTAATATACCAGTGTGAAATAAGGCCACTTAGTACAATGGACAACCTTTTACACTGAGATCAATAAATGATCACCAAAAGGTGACACACAGGGTGGAACCTCTAACATGATGTTAAATAGAGTCATGTTGGGATGTTAGAGACCAATGACTGGGAACTAACAATAATTGAGGAATTTGAACATACGTAAAGTTCTCAGGGAACAAGTTACTCATGAGAATAACCAGAGTCTCTCACTCCAATCATCTAGAGAAGCAACAATTAA is a window of Gorilla gorilla gorilla isolate KB3781 chromosome 9, NHGRI_mGorGor1-v2.1_pri, whole genome shotgun sequence DNA encoding:
- the LOC101150648 gene encoding olfactory receptor 5B2, yielding MENCTEVTKFILLGLTSVPELQIPLFILFTFIYLLTLCGNLGMMLLILMDSCLHTPMYFFLSNLSLVDFGYSSAVTPKVVAGFLRGDNVISYNACAVQMFFVALATVENYLLASMAYDRYAAVCKPLHYTTTMTASVGARLALGSYVCGFLNASFHIGGIFSLSFCKSNLVHHFFCDVPAVMALSCSDKHTSEVILVFMSSFNIFFALLVIFISYLFIFITILKMHSAKGHQKALSTCASHFTAVSIFYGTVIFIYLQPSSSHSMDTDKMASVFYAMIIPMLNPVVYSLRNREVQNAFKKVLRRQKFL